The Capsicum annuum cultivar UCD-10X-F1 unplaced genomic scaffold, UCD10Xv1.1 ctg21062, whole genome shotgun sequence region ttttccaatgtgggacaattggttcataagaATCGCCTCCGCTTGAGGACCAAtgacctcgttggtcacggctgagCCCAGTTGGTCACGGATGGCACCCCTCTTAGatccaggccaccactccgagtcgtGGCTTCAcgcgtggatcgatcctcgttaGTCACGGCTATGCCtagttggtcacggctggcacccatcttgggtccaggccaccactatCGGCACACAGGCCACCACTACGAGTCACGGCCCAACGCGCGGCTCCCCAcacgtggatcgatcctcgttggtcacggctggcacccctcttgggtctAGGCCACCACTCCGAATCACGACCCAACGCGTGGTACTctcaatgaaagcaccaatgttataaaccaaatgaaagagcccaacccaaaagactagcctgataggtgggagaacccatttggcctataaaccccttagcatttctctattttttccaatgtgggacaattggttcataacatcTACATTATGTTCATGTTCAATTAAAATAACAACCAATCTACATGGTGACCTACTTAAAGCTTCAAACTTTACTCATTTTAAACTAtccaacaaagaaaaaataaaaaattcaaataccaAAAGCTAGTCTTTAGAAAAATGCAAGTATTGACTAAGTAGTGCACAACAGCAGTGGCCAAGCTAGAAATTTTGCTAAGTGCATTCAAAAACTTAACATATATCTTTAAAAAGTAGTTTTATCTATACACATAGTTATTTtctatatatacaatataatttttcgacgaatcCAGATACCTTAGCAACATCACGATTAAGCTTCTTCACAGTATTGGACAGCGTCGCATTCTCTTTCACCAAACTCTCCTGCAAAATCCAACAAGTCAACCCACTACTAGTCCAAGGAAGAACGAAGGCAGAAGCCAAaatgggtcgggtcgggtcgagTCGGACCTTTTCTTGCTCAGCGCGGGAAATCCTATCGGAGGCATCGGATAAGGAGGAGTCGAGGGAGTCAAGCTGGGAGTTGAGGTCGGAGATGATGTCATCTCTCTCCGACAGAAGGCGGCGGAGGGAGGCGGCTTCAGATTCCAAGGCAGAGATACGCGTGGATAGGGCAATGGAAGTGATCTTACGCGCTAAATCCAGCTGCTCGAATGGATCTGACGGCAGTACTTGCTGTACTTCCTCGGGAAGATCGAATTCCGTTGgcatttctttttgtttttctattccAGCTAGTGTTGTACTACTACCACTACTATAGTATTATTtaagtttcaaaaataattttcttttactaTCCCCCTATTTGTTGTGTGTGTGTGGAATTCTTACGACCTTCCACCCATTTTAAATAACACCATTTAACTTGATAtgataattagaaaaaaaaattatgatctaaattaattttacatgtttatataattgtaaattatttaaaaaaaataaatttgaaaattaaattattttaaattaaaataaattatttttaaaaaaaaataatttaaagaaaaaaataatgccatataaaatgaaattgagaaaatattatAGATTCTTGTGTGAATTTTATTCTTCGAAAGTAAGGAAAATAGTGTGTCCACAAGGGGAAGGGTGAGTAGGATAAGGTTGTTTTTTTTGGAGTTATTTTGGCCACTTCTCTGTGTGGTTGTTTTTCTCCTTTCTACCAAGCTTTTTTGTTTGGTCATTGTTTGTGGTGTGGTTGTTACTCTCCTTCCTGCTAGGAAGATTTGATTGCACGATTTAACGAGAAATCACATATCTTTCTTccgtatttatattttattttcttgacccTGGGTATGGACAAACACTCTGTTGGGAGCTCTCCCCTCTAAATGGGGCCCGACGCGGAACGAATCTGAATATAATCGAACTTTTAAAAAGCGGGTATCGAACATCGGAtggtttaaaccaaaaacaaGAAGTCCTTAATTAATTGATGTTTGGACCAACTTGGTTTGATGTTTAAAGGATATTTGAAAGTCAAAATGGCTATTGTTGTAACAGTAGTGCATTGCGTCTACTCTAATTTAGTTGAGCTACACTTTATTTGGATGGTGATTTGCCATCTAATTTAGTTGAGCTACACTTTATTTGGATGGTGATTTGCCATGATTTCATAatgtatgatatgatatggtataATATGGCATAGTGCAGTAcagtatagtacaatacaatatCTGAATAGACTATATCATTCACTATTGTAActggtaagtttactaaaatacccttaattattataaatgttaaatttatcaataattgttaataaaataattttcttcctactaatttatcataattatgtcATGTAggtatattaagttgttaaattcatgtaaatactAATAAAGTCAATTAAATAatagatcaaataaatataacCGGTTTATTTTTTACAGTaacaaatttcatttcttttttatgttttgagACGTGACACCAACGacaatttcaaaatttgtatGCATTTTTTTGTGTATGCTACGGATGTGTTCGGTATGAAatcctaaataaaaatatttttcaagaaaatagattgtttcttacttattttcttagtttataacataagtagaaaaaaatttctaaaagcatttgtatatatttcacacaaaataatgaaaatgtaTATGATAAAGGATGGTGgggttaaaaaatttaaaaaaaaaaaattaaagaaatatttggGGGTGGGGTAGTGGAGTAGGGGGTCGGGATAGGGGTGGGggtaagaaaaaagaaatttgaaaattttctcaaaagttttaaaaaataaatttgaaaaataaaaaaaaaattggtggaGGGAGAAGGGCTAGTAAATGGTGGGTAGTTTGGGGATGAGAGTCGGATAATAAcaagtttttgaaatatttttttttaaaaaaattgtgtgtgTATTTGGAGAGGGGGGAAGGGAGGCCATGGAGCTGGGGATCGGAATAGgaggtggagttaaataatattaatataaggtgaaagataaaataaaattatataatattaagtaatagtataattgaaaaaaaaataagtaaatcatgagataccaccaaatcggtggttacataaaatagaaattttcatAGTTACCAAACTATGAAATTAAATCATACCATATcatacattttaagaaacaatcaaaacaaatatgattatcttaaaaattataccataccataccatgaaaAACCACCAACCAAACAATGGGTAATTGGTCTATATCGAAACTTGTATTGTATGGTATTGCAGGAATAAATGTGATATTTATAAAGCTGCAGATTTAAAGAACTTTTGATTCTCCTAAATAACACATTATTTAATACTATATGATTGGAATGAAC contains the following coding sequences:
- the LOC124890625 gene encoding uncharacterized protein At4g15545-like, translating into MPTEFDLPEEVQQVLPSDPFEQLDLARKITSIALSTRISALESEAASLRRLLSERDDIISDLNSQLDSLDSSLSDASDRISRAEQEKESLVKENATLSNTVKKLNRDVAKVSGFVEKLYCIYRK